A portion of the Persephonella sp. genome contains these proteins:
- the pyrE gene encoding orotate phosphoribosyltransferase: MDYRKRLKQMINERALKISDKPVFKLSSGKMSRYYMDLRTVTLDPEGGYIIGNIIFEMIKDKNPDGVGGLTLGADPISYATAIVSYLNKRPIKPFVVRKEPKGHGTGKQIEGNIKPGERVFIVEDVVTTAGSSLKAAKVAKDFGLEILGIIAIVDREEGGEENIKKEGFDFYPIFKVSEFLSS; encoded by the coding sequence TTGGATTACAGGAAAAGGCTAAAACAGATGATAAACGAAAGGGCATTAAAAATTTCTGACAAACCAGTGTTCAAACTTTCATCAGGAAAGATGAGCAGATATTATATGGATCTTAGAACTGTTACCCTTGATCCTGAAGGGGGGTACATAATAGGCAATATAATTTTTGAGATGATTAAGGATAAAAATCCAGATGGAGTTGGCGGTCTTACACTTGGGGCAGATCCGATCTCCTACGCAACAGCTATAGTATCATACCTTAACAAAAGACCTATCAAACCTTTTGTTGTCAGGAAAGAGCCTAAAGGACATGGTACAGGAAAACAGATTGAGGGTAATATAAAGCCGGGAGAAAGGGTTTTTATTGTGGAAGATGTGGTAACCACAGCAGGGTCTTCCCTGAAAGCGGCAAAGGTTGCGAAGGATTTCGGTCTTGAGATACTTGGAATTATTGCCATCGTTGACAGAGAAGAAGGCGGAGAAGAAAACATAAAAAAAGAGGGTTTTGATTTTTATCCTATCTTTAAGGTTTCTGAGTTCCTCAGTAGTTAG
- a CDS encoding nitrilase-related carbon-nitrogen hydrolase, producing MLVYAVQVNLELGNIEKNVAKIFSYLKDVEKGSLVLLPEMFSCGFDNENLERHTKETPAVYKRLKEISHEKHLVISGTLPERSRKGIYNKAFVIDNGEIVYKQAKVKLFRPTGEHRYYKAGRNFDVTESSNGNLGIMICFELRFPNISYTLRKKGVEIILVPSQWGKARKKHLEILSKARAIEDQSFVIVSNTTGKIGDIEYAGSSGIYDPWGETLAFIDEEEGVIKADINLNDVYRIRKKIKMDI from the coding sequence ATGCTGGTATATGCGGTGCAGGTCAATCTTGAGCTGGGAAACATTGAAAAAAATGTAGCCAAAATCTTTTCCTATCTTAAAGATGTTGAAAAAGGCTCTCTTGTTTTACTTCCGGAGATGTTCAGCTGCGGATTTGATAATGAAAACCTTGAGCGTCATACAAAAGAAACACCTGCAGTTTATAAACGGCTAAAAGAGATATCCCACGAAAAACATCTTGTAATATCAGGAACACTACCTGAAAGATCAAGGAAAGGCATTTATAATAAAGCCTTTGTGATAGATAACGGGGAGATAGTTTATAAACAGGCAAAGGTGAAGCTTTTTAGACCAACAGGAGAACACAGGTATTATAAAGCAGGCAGAAACTTTGACGTTACAGAAAGCTCAAACGGAAATCTGGGGATAATGATATGTTTTGAGCTCAGGTTTCCAAACATTTCCTACACACTCAGAAAAAAAGGTGTTGAGATAATACTTGTTCCATCACAATGGGGAAAAGCAAGAAAAAAACATCTTGAAATATTATCAAAGGCAAGGGCTATTGAGGATCAATCATTTGTAATAGTAAGTAACACAACAGGAAAAATAGGAGATATTGAGTATGCAGGAAGCTCAGGAATTTACGATCCATGGGGGGAAACCCTTGCATTTATAGACGAAGAAGAGGGAGTAATAAAAGCTGATATAAACCTTAATGATGTTTACAGGATCAGGAAAAAAATAAAAATGGACATATAG
- a CDS encoding DUF505 domain-containing protein translates to MIIRKEHALALLHAKAQEEKGLACQITIKAEEEPYRELELQNLLEQGNSPIEYVLTYWGRNLVYILEEMINKRLIKHPSQWDDRFRWIGSETIAMINAAILSGGLTGEDTFKPLKERGFAQEVHEEKKGWFKKINEYAEAVYNIYKNAKPRLEISKELGNYIASIPTGPAETKLLPEHGRFPLLLESMRLISFSIPNSDVYTLSGLGQAVQKVIQKMAPSMETIINEDYMYALLKVLDSGIETLSPQELEILEELAFINAEGEILPAGEALLEVYKLWSEKGYRPVKTFNLESIDEELLIGIEKVWEKNKTNPEIIPTVEEIIHYLMEKPLKDYKHLIGFYGRMINQAMGYQKKEELKKKWAELFTIEDLFKHFWEKGNQWYERLYDTVKESLYSLEAFELVKSQIEEKTGKTVYKLTDHGKKVLKDIKEKGVREISSTAVKAVSITKTEFGAPNYHWYEEAVKQHLIGGGYPTKSGQLYEELAYTVKRLPHLTRFELMVLHKIPEYGIFLEDLFNEFDETFKEEVQYAVNKLEARYILDILPNNGIRLTEAGKLLKKALSGVPEGIANPINPLIVRILQAIKQVGNLYVKEKRVRILPKNWEEAVKISGLDKDTFEKEIAVARLAGFIGKTSIHESGLEILEAVELLNR, encoded by the coding sequence ATGATCATAAGAAAGGAACATGCACTTGCACTATTACATGCCAAAGCACAGGAAGAAAAGGGACTTGCCTGCCAGATCACTATCAAAGCAGAAGAAGAACCTTACAGAGAGCTTGAGCTTCAAAATCTTCTTGAACAGGGAAACTCACCGATAGAGTATGTTCTAACATACTGGGGAAGAAATCTTGTTTATATTCTTGAGGAAATGATAAACAAAAGATTGATTAAACACCCTTCCCAGTGGGACGACAGATTCAGGTGGATAGGTTCTGAAACTATTGCAATGATAAATGCAGCAATTTTAAGTGGAGGTCTAACAGGAGAAGATACATTTAAGCCTCTGAAAGAGAGAGGTTTTGCACAGGAAGTGCATGAAGAAAAGAAGGGTTGGTTCAAAAAAATAAATGAGTACGCAGAGGCTGTATATAACATTTATAAAAATGCAAAACCAAGACTTGAGATATCAAAAGAACTTGGGAATTACATCGCCTCAATACCGACAGGACCTGCTGAAACAAAATTACTTCCTGAACACGGAAGGTTTCCTCTGCTTCTTGAAAGTATGAGATTGATATCATTCTCTATTCCAAACTCAGATGTGTACACATTATCAGGACTGGGACAGGCTGTTCAAAAAGTTATTCAAAAAATGGCTCCCTCAATGGAAACTATAATAAATGAGGATTATATGTATGCTTTATTAAAGGTTTTAGACAGCGGGATAGAAACCTTATCACCTCAAGAATTGGAAATACTTGAAGAATTAGCATTCATTAATGCAGAAGGGGAAATACTTCCGGCAGGAGAAGCTCTGCTTGAGGTTTATAAACTGTGGAGTGAAAAAGGATACAGACCTGTAAAGACATTTAACCTTGAATCGATTGATGAGGAACTTCTAATAGGAATTGAAAAGGTATGGGAGAAAAACAAAACAAATCCAGAAATAATCCCAACTGTTGAGGAGATAATCCATTACCTTATGGAAAAACCTTTAAAAGATTACAAACATCTTATCGGTTTTTACGGAAGAATGATCAATCAGGCGATGGGCTACCAGAAAAAAGAAGAACTTAAGAAAAAATGGGCAGAGTTGTTTACCATAGAGGATCTGTTTAAACATTTCTGGGAGAAGGGAAATCAGTGGTATGAGAGGCTTTACGATACTGTAAAAGAAAGTTTATACTCCCTTGAAGCTTTTGAGCTGGTAAAATCACAGATAGAAGAAAAGACAGGAAAAACCGTTTATAAACTGACAGATCACGGAAAAAAAGTTCTTAAAGATATTAAAGAAAAAGGTGTAAGGGAAATATCCTCAACAGCAGTAAAAGCAGTTTCTATCACAAAAACAGAGTTTGGAGCCCCTAATTACCACTGGTATGAGGAAGCTGTAAAACAGCATCTTATTGGAGGAGGATATCCTACAAAATCAGGACAGCTGTATGAAGAACTTGCATACACAGTAAAAAGACTGCCCCATCTTACCAGATTTGAGCTTATGGTTCTCCACAAAATTCCAGAATACGGTATATTCCTTGAGGATCTTTTTAATGAGTTTGATGAAACATTTAAAGAAGAAGTCCAGTATGCTGTAAACAAACTTGAAGCAAGATACATACTTGACATACTTCCAAATAACGGGATAAGGTTAACAGAAGCAGGAAAACTGCTGAAAAAAGCCCTGTCTGGAGTTCCAGAAGGAATAGCAAATCCGATAAATCCTCTTATAGTTAGAATACTTCAGGCTATAAAACAGGTTGGAAATCTGTATGTTAAAGAAAAAAGGGTAAGAATTCTTCCGAAAAACTGGGAAGAGGCTGTCAAAATATCAGGGCTTGATAAGGACACCTTTGAAAAAGAGATCGCCGTTGCCAGACTGGCAGGTTTTATCGGAAAAACATCTATACATGAATCTGGATTAGAGATACTTGAAGCTGTAGAACTTTTAAACAGATAA
- the purL gene encoding phosphoribosylformylglycinamidine synthase subunit PurL, whose product MDEKILSAHGLTVEEYKRIVQLIGREPNEVELGIFGALWSEHCSYKSSKPFLKVFPTEAPWVLQGPGENAGVVEIDDKYAVAFKIESHNHPSYIEPFHGAATGVGGIIRDILSMGARPVCAFDSLRFGDPRNDGKRENIKDAKPIAQGVVKGIGFYGNCIGVPTIGGEVVFDEVYAGNPLVNAFCLGILEKDKIFRARATKTGQKMVMVGSSTGRDGIHGATMASAEFTEESESKRPNVQIGDPFFGKRLIECTLEVMQKGLIVGCQDFGAAGLAGSTSEFGSKSGMGVKVYLENVPLREEGMTPYEILLSESQERMLYAVDDENVEQVIKIAKSYGLEAAVIGETTDTKRMEVFYKGEKVADLPISAIVDDAPVYNRPRKEPEYLKETRVFDQNKLPEVDIKEAVRKVISSPTIAKKEWVYRQYDHEVGINTVVKPGSDSAVLRIRWAVKPEINSEKAVAVSSDGNGRWVYLDPYEGGKRVVVEAVRNVYVSGAKPLAITDCLNWGNPENPEIMWQFEMATKGMAEACRQLNTPVISGNVSLYNETVLPDKRVNVYPTPTVVAVGVLEKPEYAIPSFYQEEGDIVVIIGEINKEPTVNGSEYLKEVHGLVAGSIPPVDFSVEKKLSEFIMENRQKIKSAHDVSDGGLITAILESAFLDEKTFGLNLQIETRYRPDFELFDEMRSIVVISASREDIPYLEAKAREMVLGFKVLGTVESNPVLNIKVGNIEFSEDMNRIRNLWENRLKDLLD is encoded by the coding sequence ATGGACGAGAAAATCCTTTCTGCCCACGGACTGACTGTTGAGGAATACAAAAGAATTGTTCAGCTTATAGGTAGAGAACCTAATGAGGTTGAGCTTGGAATATTCGGGGCTTTGTGGAGTGAGCACTGCTCTTACAAGTCCTCTAAGCCTTTTTTGAAAGTTTTTCCAACAGAAGCTCCATGGGTTCTGCAGGGACCGGGAGAAAATGCAGGTGTTGTTGAGATAGACGATAAATATGCCGTCGCATTTAAGATAGAGTCCCATAACCACCCGTCTTACATAGAGCCTTTCCACGGGGCAGCAACAGGTGTTGGCGGTATCATAAGGGATATCCTCTCTATGGGTGCAAGACCTGTATGTGCCTTTGACAGCCTTAGATTTGGCGACCCAAGAAATGACGGGAAAAGAGAAAATATAAAAGATGCAAAACCGATCGCACAGGGTGTTGTTAAAGGTATAGGCTTTTACGGAAACTGTATCGGTGTTCCCACAATAGGTGGTGAGGTTGTTTTTGATGAGGTTTATGCAGGAAACCCCCTTGTGAATGCTTTCTGTCTGGGAATTTTGGAAAAAGATAAAATATTCAGGGCAAGGGCTACAAAAACAGGACAGAAGATGGTGATGGTTGGTTCATCAACAGGTAGAGACGGGATACACGGTGCAACGATGGCATCTGCCGAGTTTACAGAAGAGTCAGAATCAAAAAGGCCAAACGTCCAGATAGGCGATCCATTTTTTGGTAAAAGACTTATTGAATGCACTTTGGAGGTTATGCAAAAAGGTCTGATAGTAGGGTGTCAGGATTTTGGAGCTGCAGGGCTTGCAGGCTCAACATCAGAGTTTGGTTCAAAATCAGGAATGGGAGTTAAGGTTTATCTTGAAAATGTTCCCCTCAGGGAAGAAGGAATGACACCTTACGAGATACTCCTTTCAGAATCACAGGAAAGGATGCTTTATGCTGTTGATGATGAGAATGTTGAACAGGTGATAAAAATAGCAAAGTCTTACGGTCTTGAAGCTGCTGTCATAGGAGAAACAACAGACACAAAAAGAATGGAAGTTTTCTACAAAGGAGAGAAGGTTGCAGACCTTCCCATATCTGCGATAGTTGACGATGCACCTGTTTACAACAGACCGAGAAAAGAGCCTGAATATCTGAAGGAAACAAGAGTTTTTGACCAGAATAAACTCCCTGAAGTTGATATAAAAGAGGCGGTAAGAAAGGTAATATCCTCCCCAACAATAGCAAAAAAGGAATGGGTTTACAGGCAGTATGATCATGAGGTTGGAATAAACACAGTGGTTAAACCGGGAAGTGACTCGGCTGTTTTAAGGATAAGATGGGCAGTAAAGCCTGAGATAAACTCTGAAAAAGCTGTTGCCGTATCCTCAGATGGAAATGGGAGATGGGTGTATCTTGATCCTTATGAAGGGGGAAAAAGGGTTGTTGTAGAGGCTGTAAGAAATGTTTATGTTTCAGGTGCAAAACCCCTCGCAATAACAGACTGCCTAAACTGGGGAAATCCTGAAAATCCAGAGATAATGTGGCAGTTTGAGATGGCAACAAAAGGAATGGCAGAAGCCTGCAGACAGCTCAACACCCCAGTTATAAGCGGAAATGTGTCTCTATACAACGAAACTGTTCTTCCGGACAAAAGGGTAAATGTATATCCCACCCCCACAGTTGTTGCTGTTGGTGTTCTGGAAAAGCCTGAATATGCTATTCCTTCATTTTATCAGGAAGAAGGGGATATCGTTGTGATAATCGGTGAGATTAACAAAGAACCTACGGTAAACGGCAGTGAGTATCTAAAAGAGGTTCACGGTCTTGTTGCAGGTTCTATCCCTCCTGTGGATTTCAGTGTAGAGAAGAAACTGTCAGAATTTATAATGGAAAACAGACAAAAGATAAAATCTGCCCATGATGTTTCAGATGGAGGTCTAATAACAGCGATTTTAGAATCTGCATTTTTAGATGAGAAAACTTTCGGACTTAATTTACAGATAGAAACCAGATACAGACCTGATTTTGAGCTTTTTGATGAGATGAGAAGTATTGTTGTAATTTCAGCTTCTAGGGAAGACATTCCTTATCTTGAGGCAAAAGCAAGGGAGATGGTTTTAGGATTTAAGGTGCTGGGAACTGTAGAAAGTAATCCGGTTCTTAACATCAAGGTTGGAAATATAGAATTTTCTGAGGATATGAACAGGATTAGGAACCTGTGGGAGAATAGATTGAAAGATCTATTAGACTGA
- a CDS encoding cytochrome C oxidase subunit II: MTTSAEVLFALKVVYTIYAVAIMSLVGWFAYRVTKKPETYKTWLTPKVFYTYLGILVIVGVGIHILTYNKIPWVAWELKKHKIPADREINITVKDHEFIFPEQTPINIKCGEVVKFNVVSEDLTYGFGLFRPDHSMVFQMQVVPGHNNELLWQFHEEGTFYVLSTEYSGPKGARMKVPEAFRVTDCNKQVSMEGRK; the protein is encoded by the coding sequence ATGACAACTTCAGCTGAGGTTTTATTCGCCCTTAAGGTGGTTTATACCATTTATGCTGTTGCTATTATGTCTTTGGTTGGGTGGTTTGCCTACAGGGTCACAAAAAAGCCAGAAACTTACAAAACATGGCTGACGCCAAAAGTGTTCTACACTTATCTTGGAATACTTGTTATTGTAGGGGTGGGAATTCATATACTTACCTACAACAAAATCCCTTGGGTTGCGTGGGAGCTAAAAAAACACAAAATTCCTGCAGACAGAGAGATTAACATCACTGTAAAAGATCATGAGTTTATCTTCCCTGAGCAGACGCCTATCAATATCAAATGCGGTGAGGTAGTAAAATTCAATGTTGTAAGTGAAGACCTAACTTACGGCTTTGGTCTGTTCAGACCTGATCACTCAATGGTTTTTCAGATGCAGGTAGTTCCCGGACATAATAATGAGCTGCTGTGGCAGTTCCATGAGGAAGGAACTTTTTATGTTCTAAGCACAGAGTATTCGGGTCCTAAAGGTGCCAGAATGAAAGTTCCTGAGGCTTTCAGGGTTACTGATTGTAATAAACAGGTTTCTATGGAGGGGAGAAAATGA
- a CDS encoding cbb3-type cytochrome c oxidase subunit I, which produces MSIKDILINGNKGGLDHEGLSPLQKITLRFVVVGLIFYGVAAIEGMLMRGQEITPLPFIDDSHFFAIMTVHPIVGIFGSTYLLVFGAFLFLVPYLMKKPIFSIGLANFTWIIMSVGTVLVWLSGFVYHYAPLYTIYWPLPADFTQFKVAGAVMFVVGIAFIMIGTLAFIVNIYGTVFYTPKGQKKQPIKPLLMSAFGIDGFLNIVNKIRGKEPYVKEPPLSLPIVAIFRGTVDTFLDALVILGAGILILFFIGNQVFNWGLHYNSVDALLYKNVFWWGLDLIADGLVLIYVAGTWYLLAMLITGRNLFMQNIARAALLLELIVSWAVWSHHLLSDQPQPEIMKLASGEMITAFELITQGLAFFITLTTLWLARPLKMTNELKFLLGGLLGFALAVPAGIIQADLGMNRILHNTQWVAGAHFHVAILVGLTMTLYSAIYIMLPILTNNSVKLFSQRLANWHFWLHLLGGIGMGAFMGMAGIDGMLRRHVYTEGEFLGYMILAGICGAMLLAAWFIFMFNIIATIGLKGLIGIFKPSQLKKDVIVPETAAAVQKG; this is translated from the coding sequence ATGAGTATAAAAGATATTCTGATCAACGGAAACAAAGGGGGACTTGATCACGAGGGATTAAGCCCACTACAAAAAATAACACTCAGATTTGTTGTAGTAGGTCTTATTTTTTACGGGGTTGCTGCAATTGAAGGAATGCTGATGAGAGGGCAGGAGATAACACCTCTACCATTTATTGATGACAGCCACTTTTTCGCTATCATGACTGTTCACCCGATAGTAGGAATATTCGGCTCAACATATCTTCTTGTTTTTGGGGCATTTTTATTCCTCGTTCCCTACCTTATGAAAAAGCCCATATTCAGCATCGGATTAGCCAATTTTACATGGATAATAATGTCTGTCGGAACAGTTCTGGTATGGCTCTCTGGCTTTGTTTACCATTATGCTCCTTTATACACAATATACTGGCCCCTTCCTGCAGATTTTACCCAGTTTAAAGTTGCTGGTGCTGTAATGTTTGTTGTTGGTATTGCTTTTATTATGATAGGAACGCTGGCATTTATAGTTAACATATACGGAACGGTGTTTTACACACCAAAAGGACAGAAAAAACAGCCTATTAAACCTCTGCTTATGAGTGCATTCGGAATAGATGGTTTTCTAAATATAGTTAACAAAATCAGAGGGAAAGAGCCTTATGTAAAAGAACCTCCACTTTCACTGCCTATTGTTGCTATCTTCAGGGGAACTGTTGATACATTTTTAGATGCACTTGTTATACTTGGAGCAGGTATTTTGATACTGTTTTTTATCGGAAATCAAGTTTTCAATTGGGGACTTCATTACAACTCTGTTGATGCTCTACTATACAAAAATGTTTTCTGGTGGGGTCTTGATCTTATAGCAGATGGGCTTGTTTTGATATATGTTGCAGGAACTTGGTACCTACTTGCTATGCTGATAACAGGAAGAAACCTTTTTATGCAGAATATAGCAAGGGCAGCACTTCTTCTTGAGCTTATTGTGTCATGGGCTGTATGGAGCCACCACCTTCTTTCTGATCAACCTCAGCCTGAGATAATGAAGTTGGCATCAGGTGAGATGATAACAGCCTTTGAGCTTATAACACAGGGTCTTGCATTTTTTATCACACTTACAACCCTGTGGCTTGCAAGACCCCTTAAAATGACAAATGAACTGAAGTTCTTACTTGGAGGTCTTCTTGGATTTGCTCTTGCTGTTCCTGCAGGAATAATACAGGCTGATCTTGGAATGAACAGGATACTCCATAATACCCAGTGGGTAGCAGGGGCACACTTCCATGTTGCCATACTTGTAGGTCTGACTATGACCCTTTACAGCGCCATATACATAATGCTTCCCATATTGACAAACAACTCTGTAAAACTATTCAGTCAGAGACTTGCTAACTGGCATTTTTGGCTTCACCTTCTTGGGGGAATAGGAATGGGAGCGTTTATGGGAATGGCAGGGATTGATGGTATGCTCAGAAGACATGTTTACACAGAAGGTGAGTTTTTAGGTTACATGATACTGGCAGGTATATGTGGTGCTATGCTCCTTGCAGCTTGGTTCATATTCATGTTTAACATTATCGCAACTATCGGGCTTAAAGGACTGATAGGTATATTCAAACCTTCACAGCTTAAAAAGGATGTTATAGTCCCAGAAACAGCAGCAGCAGTCCAGAAGGGTTAA
- a CDS encoding dicarboxylate/amino acid:cation symporter — protein sequence MKRFLTVENLTVVGILLGIAGGILVPDVMLSLKFIGDIFLNLLKMIVIPLIFVSIFMSIASLSSINDLKNMGSKAILYYFMTTALAVFTGIVITNIIQFDVSSIQKTDQIINVNSFTWEAFLNSLIPSNIFKSFAEGKAIHVILFSILFAVAVVGLMKNKKDPVVGFFDGSNDALLKIAKWIISLSPVGVFSLIGYVVADKGIGVILSLWQYVVVVIIGILIHAVFNLGLIGYLVGKFNPLDYFKKVREAILVAFSTCSSSATLPVSLEVATEKAKVDKKVAGFVLPLGATVNMDGTALYEAVAAIFIASVFGIELSLFQQIIIFVTATLAAIGAASIPSAGLVTMTLVFSAVGLPLEGIAIIIAVDRFLDMFRTATNVWGDLIGAKIVSRFVNGKDK from the coding sequence ATGAAAAGGTTTTTAACTGTTGAAAATTTAACTGTAGTTGGGATTTTGTTAGGGATAGCTGGGGGTATTTTAGTTCCTGATGTAATGCTGTCCCTAAAGTTTATCGGGGATATTTTTCTTAATCTGCTGAAAATGATTGTTATTCCGTTAATATTTGTTTCTATTTTTATGAGCATAGCTTCTCTGTCTTCTATAAATGATCTGAAAAATATGGGATCAAAGGCTATTCTTTACTATTTTATGACTACTGCTCTGGCTGTTTTTACAGGAATAGTTATTACGAATATAATACAGTTTGATGTTTCAAGCATTCAAAAAACAGACCAGATCATAAATGTGAACAGTTTTACATGGGAGGCATTCCTGAACAGCCTTATTCCGTCAAATATTTTTAAAAGTTTTGCAGAAGGTAAAGCCATACATGTGATACTTTTTTCTATACTTTTTGCTGTAGCTGTTGTAGGACTTATGAAAAATAAAAAAGATCCTGTTGTTGGATTTTTTGACGGATCTAACGATGCCCTTTTAAAAATTGCAAAATGGATAATATCTCTGTCTCCCGTAGGGGTTTTTTCTCTTATAGGTTATGTTGTGGCTGACAAAGGGATAGGGGTCATATTATCGCTGTGGCAGTATGTTGTTGTTGTTATTATAGGAATTTTGATACATGCTGTTTTTAATCTTGGGTTGATCGGATATCTTGTTGGGAAGTTTAATCCTTTGGACTACTTTAAAAAGGTTAGGGAGGCTATACTTGTTGCATTTTCAACCTGCTCATCCTCTGCAACACTTCCTGTTTCTCTTGAGGTGGCAACAGAAAAGGCAAAGGTAGATAAAAAGGTTGCAGGCTTTGTTCTTCCCCTTGGTGCAACAGTTAATATGGACGGAACAGCACTTTATGAGGCTGTGGCAGCGATTTTTATAGCCTCTGTTTTTGGTATAGAGCTTTCTTTGTTCCAGCAGATCATTATATTTGTCACAGCAACCCTTGCGGCTATCGGTGCGGCAAGTATTCCTTCTGCAGGTCTTGTTACCATGACACTTGTATTTTCAGCTGTTGGACTTCCCCTTGAAGGGATAGCAATAATAATAGCTGTTGACAGATTTCTGGACATGTTCAGGACAGCAACAAATGTCTGGGGAGATCTTATAGGGGCTAAGATAGTATCAAGGTTTGTTAATGGAAAGGATAAGTAA
- a CDS encoding cysteine desulfurase family protein, which translates to MIYLDNAATSKVFSEIIQNVKLWSGEFFANPNSIHPDGQKSRRAIEQVRYFFSDYFGCKPEEIIFTSCATESNNTIIKGLAEKFPSKDEILISPIEHKSVLYPVMYLKRKGFKVRFLKIDKSGRIDFDDLRKKLSNKTLFVGVIHVNNETGVIQDIKAVGEICRENGVLFFSDIVQSFGRIDIPFSYIDFFSVSGHKINAPKGIGFLKKSGEIIPLLHGGGQEFGIRSGTENVIGILSIREALDIWLKRKEDFIKRSKKLENILVKQLKEYIPEIKIVSEGYKVPYITTAIFPEVKGQDMVMALGRAGVEVSSGSACSTGSPTPSHVLLSYGFSEEEALRGIRFSFGIETKEEDIIEAVEKTVEIYKKLKKFTGFSL; encoded by the coding sequence ATGATATATCTTGATAATGCAGCCACATCAAAGGTTTTTTCTGAGATAATCCAGAATGTAAAACTCTGGTCTGGAGAGTTCTTTGCAAACCCCAATTCTATCCACCCTGACGGGCAAAAAAGCAGAAGAGCTATAGAGCAGGTAAGGTATTTTTTTTCAGATTATTTCGGCTGTAAACCTGAGGAAATCATATTTACCTCCTGTGCCACAGAAAGCAACAACACCATAATAAAAGGGCTTGCAGAAAAATTCCCGTCAAAAGATGAGATACTGATTTCTCCTATTGAGCATAAATCTGTTCTGTATCCGGTTATGTATCTAAAAAGGAAAGGTTTTAAGGTAAGGTTTCTTAAAATTGATAAATCAGGAAGGATAGACTTTGATGATCTGAGGAAAAAATTATCAAATAAAACACTTTTTGTTGGGGTAATACATGTTAATAATGAGACAGGGGTCATTCAGGATATAAAGGCTGTAGGAGAGATATGCAGAGAAAACGGGGTGTTATTTTTTTCTGACATTGTTCAGAGCTTTGGAAGGATTGATATTCCTTTCAGTTATATAGATTTTTTTTCTGTTTCAGGGCATAAGATAAACGCACCAAAAGGTATAGGCTTCTTAAAGAAAAGTGGAGAGATAATACCTTTGCTACATGGAGGGGGTCAGGAGTTTGGCATAAGATCCGGCACGGAAAATGTTATAGGTATCCTCTCAATAAGGGAAGCTTTGGATATCTGGTTAAAACGAAAAGAAGATTTTATAAAAAGATCAAAAAAGCTTGAGAACATTCTTGTTAAACAACTAAAAGAGTATATTCCTGAAATAAAGATTGTGTCTGAAGGTTATAAAGTTCCTTACATAACAACAGCTATTTTTCCTGAGGTTAAAGGGCAGGATATGGTAATGGCACTTGGAAGGGCAGGTGTAGAGGTTTCGTCAGGCTCTGCCTGCTCTACAGGCAGTCCTACCCCTTCTCATGTTCTGCTTTCATATGGATTTTCAGAGGAAGAAGCTTTAAGGGGGATTAGATTTTCTTTTGGAATTGAAACTAAAGAAGAAGATATTATTGAGGCTGTGGAAAAAACTGTTGAAATATATAAAAAGTTAAAGAAATTTACCGGTTTTTCTTTATAA
- a CDS encoding flagellar biosynthesis anti-sigma factor FlgM has protein sequence MDEKKLRKILEEKLKGLSEEEIEKVEQYLLEEKELRREKIRKLKELIEKGEYEVPPEKVAEKILEFIKKNR, from the coding sequence TTGGATGAAAAAAAATTAAGAAAAATTTTAGAAGAGAAGCTTAAGGGGCTCAGTGAGGAAGAGATAGAAAAAGTGGAACAATATCTCTTGGAGGAAAAAGAGTTGCGAAGAGAAAAAATCAGAAAACTGAAAGAGTTAATAGAAAAAGGGGAGTACGAGGTTCCACCTGAAAAGGTTGCTGAAAAAATCCTTGAGTTTATAAAGAAAAACCGGTAA